From the Alloalcanivorax dieselolei B5 genome, one window contains:
- a CDS encoding B12-binding domain-containing radical SAM protein produces the protein MTSRSSVLFVSAGMDKPKKRDNILSRRQQYLNYGALTLATILDANGYSVKLFHGGHSEPESFAKKIHQRGYLGSKYPLMLSMQSFYALSWTKRFTQMVKIISPDTTVILGGRWVVGSDPSWLKSKLPFVDEIVEGLAEEKIIRLAERKNFNNISIFKSAAVPFGLKHNLVDNFREFQPNVEASRGCGMGCAFCEERNVPLTPLKEPALMARQIQDVAAQYDDPGVRPYVQSSFFAPNRSWSDKFARAAGEYRNRIFWRCETRVDSIKPTSISSLASGGLKAIDLGLESASPSQLLAMNKSESPDKYLRRASDFLEACRDNDVWVKVNVLLYAGECEKTLSETIAWLDEHADCIKGVSVGPVVVFGSPKSARGYVSSIREAGGDLVDPRELYESGIGHVHPSLSISAEDAEEISLETSRRYMNKDDYYDLKSFSYYPRSYRYSDFIEDIKGNGASNLPFRVS, from the coding sequence ATGACCTCAAGATCGAGTGTTCTTTTTGTGTCAGCGGGTATGGATAAGCCTAAAAAACGAGATAATATTTTATCTCGTCGACAGCAATACTTGAATTATGGAGCCTTGACTCTGGCTACTATTCTTGATGCTAATGGTTACAGCGTGAAATTATTTCATGGTGGTCATTCGGAACCCGAATCATTTGCAAAGAAAATTCATCAGCGCGGATACCTTGGTTCAAAGTATCCTTTGATGTTATCTATGCAAAGTTTTTATGCTTTATCTTGGACGAAGCGTTTCACTCAGATGGTTAAGATTATAAGTCCTGACACTACGGTAATTCTTGGTGGAAGATGGGTTGTAGGGTCGGACCCTTCATGGTTAAAAAGCAAGCTTCCTTTCGTAGATGAGATTGTAGAAGGTCTTGCGGAGGAAAAAATAATCAGACTTGCCGAAAGAAAAAATTTTAATAATATTTCTATTTTTAAATCAGCAGCCGTTCCTTTTGGCCTTAAACATAATTTGGTGGATAACTTTAGGGAGTTTCAGCCAAATGTTGAGGCGTCTCGAGGGTGTGGTATGGGATGCGCCTTTTGCGAGGAACGAAATGTGCCTTTAACGCCCCTCAAAGAGCCAGCCTTAATGGCTCGTCAGATTCAGGACGTTGCTGCTCAGTATGACGATCCTGGTGTGAGACCTTATGTTCAATCGTCCTTTTTTGCTCCCAATAGAAGTTGGTCAGATAAGTTCGCTAGGGCTGCTGGGGAGTATAGAAACCGTATCTTTTGGAGGTGTGAGACACGGGTAGATTCAATTAAACCAACTTCCATATCATCTTTGGCGAGCGGGGGGTTGAAAGCGATTGATCTGGGGCTGGAGAGTGCATCACCATCTCAACTATTGGCTATGAATAAGTCGGAGAGTCCGGATAAGTACTTGCGCCGTGCTTCAGATTTTTTGGAAGCCTGCAGAGATAATGATGTTTGGGTTAAAGTAAACGTGTTGCTCTATGCTGGAGAGTGCGAAAAGACGTTGAGCGAGACAATAGCATGGCTTGATGAGCACGCTGATTGCATAAAAGGTGTGTCTGTTGGCCCGGTAGTAGTATTTGGGTCGCCGAAATCCGCAAGGGGGTACGTGTCTAGTATTCGCGAAGCAGGTGGCGATTTGGTTGATCCAAGGGAACTTTATGAATCGGGTATAGGGCATGTTCATCCAAGCCTCAGTATTTCCGCCGAAGATGCTGAAGAAATAAGTCTGGAAACTAGCCGAAGATACATGAATAAGGATGATTATTACGACCTAAAGTCATTCTCCTACTATCCTCGAAGTTATAGATATTCGGACTTTATCGAGGATATTAAGGGAAACGGCGCCAGTAATCTCCCATTTAGGGTTTCTTAA
- the tnpC gene encoding IS66 family transposase — MTSRPDLNALSPDQLRALATELFDHLESKDRVLAQNDRTLSQQEKAIRHRDAVIEKQAHELALLKRHKFARRSEQFKGVQGQLLDELIDADLAAMEAELAELLPTQAPPAAAKQQPKRAPLPPQLPRTLIHHEPEDTQCRCGCALKRVGEDISEKLDYVPGEFTVERHIRGKWACEQCETLIQAPVPRQVIDKGIPTSGLLAQVLVAKYADHLPLYRQERIFGRAGLAIPRSTLAEWVGTCGVWLQPLVDALRAQLLAQPVLHADETPVAMLAPGKKKTHRAYVWAYCSTSFSELKATVYDFAPSRAGAHARAFLGDWHGKLVCDDYAGYKAGFGEGITEIGCLAHARRKFHDLHVANKSELAAQALESIGALYGIEREAKDLPDKDRQRLRNEKARPIADALHQWMISRRQKVPDGSGTAKALDYSLKRWAALTRYLDDGAVPIDNNRVENQIRPWALGRNNWLFAGSLRSGQRAAAVMSLIQSAKLNGHDPYAYLKDVLARLPTHKNNAIDELLPQNWAPTSA, encoded by the coding sequence ATGACCTCGCGCCCTGACCTCAACGCCCTCTCTCCCGACCAACTCCGTGCCCTGGCCACCGAGTTGTTCGATCACTTGGAGAGCAAGGATCGGGTCCTCGCCCAAAATGACCGGACCCTCAGCCAACAAGAAAAAGCGATCCGTCACCGCGACGCGGTGATCGAGAAACAGGCCCACGAACTGGCGCTGCTCAAGCGCCACAAGTTCGCCCGGCGCAGCGAGCAGTTCAAGGGCGTGCAGGGCCAGTTGCTTGACGAACTGATCGACGCCGACCTGGCCGCCATGGAGGCGGAGCTGGCCGAGTTACTTCCAACGCAGGCGCCCCCCGCCGCTGCCAAGCAACAGCCCAAGCGCGCCCCGCTACCGCCCCAACTGCCCCGCACCCTGATCCACCATGAACCCGAGGATACGCAATGCCGCTGTGGGTGTGCGCTCAAGCGCGTCGGCGAGGACATCAGCGAGAAGCTGGACTACGTGCCGGGCGAGTTCACGGTGGAGCGCCATATCCGGGGCAAGTGGGCCTGCGAGCAATGCGAGACCTTGATCCAGGCGCCGGTGCCGAGGCAAGTCATCGACAAAGGCATCCCGACGTCTGGGCTGCTGGCCCAGGTGCTGGTGGCCAAGTACGCCGATCATCTGCCCCTGTACCGCCAGGAGCGCATCTTCGGCCGGGCCGGTCTGGCGATCCCCCGTTCCACCCTGGCCGAGTGGGTGGGCACCTGCGGTGTGTGGTTGCAGCCACTGGTGGATGCGCTCAGAGCCCAGTTGCTAGCCCAGCCGGTGCTGCACGCGGATGAAACGCCGGTAGCGATGCTGGCACCGGGCAAGAAGAAAACCCACCGGGCCTATGTGTGGGCTTACTGCAGCACCTCGTTCTCTGAACTGAAGGCCACGGTCTACGACTTCGCGCCCAGCCGGGCGGGCGCACACGCCCGCGCCTTCCTGGGGGACTGGCATGGCAAGCTGGTGTGTGACGACTACGCTGGCTATAAGGCGGGCTTCGGCGAGGGCATTACCGAGATCGGTTGCCTGGCGCACGCCCGTCGCAAGTTCCACGACCTGCACGTGGCCAACAAGAGTGAGCTGGCCGCCCAAGCGCTGGAGTCCATCGGTGCGCTGTACGGGATCGAGCGAGAGGCGAAGGATCTGCCGGATAAAGACCGCCAGCGCTTGCGCAACGAAAAAGCCCGGCCCATCGCCGACGCCCTGCACCAATGGATGATCTCCCGACGGCAAAAAGTCCCGGACGGCTCGGGTACGGCCAAAGCCCTGGACTACAGCCTGAAACGCTGGGCGGCGCTGACGCGCTACCTGGACGATGGCGCGGTGCCGATCGACAACAACCGGGTGGAAAACCAGATCCGCCCCTGGGCGCTGGGGCGCAATAACTGGCTGTTCGCGGGCTCTCTGCGCAGTGGTCAACGTGCGGCCGCCGTCATGAGCCTGATCCAGTCGGCGAAGCTGAACGGCCACGATCCTTATGCGTATCTGAAGGATGTGCTGGCTCGGCTGCCGACGCACAAGAACAACGCCATCGACGAACTCCTGCCGCAAAACTGGGCGCCGACCTCCGCCTGA
- a CDS encoding FecR family protein: protein MSDLNHIRQQAAEWVVALQEAGADERARLQAECEIWQAEDPRRRQVLEQIQQMWQAPEPALERRRKRRRQLTGLGSLLLLAWFGTQLPWAYWGADYRTAAGEIRVLPLPDGSQVVLNSYSAIDLDYTEGARTVKLVRGELLATVAKGPDAPFKVETRDISATALGTQYTVKLAGSYSRVAVQESTVAVTPHNGGDTLRLTSGQQADLNRGGLITQSTAPTHRPDWANGQLVFNNTPLPQVIERLGRHRAGMLVLDETLAASQRPPHFTGVLPADDSDAALALLSDVLNLKVKHFTPWYVTLSQK from the coding sequence GTGTCGGACCTGAACCATATCCGCCAGCAAGCCGCCGAATGGGTGGTGGCCCTGCAGGAGGCCGGGGCCGATGAGCGCGCGCGGCTGCAGGCGGAGTGCGAAATCTGGCAGGCAGAGGATCCACGGCGACGCCAGGTACTCGAGCAGATCCAGCAAATGTGGCAGGCCCCCGAACCGGCCCTCGAACGACGCCGCAAACGCCGGCGTCAACTGACCGGCCTGGGCTCGCTGCTACTGCTGGCCTGGTTCGGCACCCAGCTTCCCTGGGCCTATTGGGGCGCGGACTACCGTACCGCCGCCGGCGAAATCCGTGTCTTGCCTCTACCGGACGGCAGCCAGGTGGTGCTTAACAGCTACAGCGCCATCGATCTGGACTACACCGAAGGGGCTCGCACCGTGAAACTGGTGCGCGGCGAACTGCTCGCCACCGTGGCCAAGGGCCCGGATGCACCTTTCAAGGTAGAGACGCGGGACATCAGCGCCACGGCCCTGGGCACGCAATACACGGTGAAACTGGCGGGCAGCTACAGCCGGGTGGCGGTGCAGGAATCCACCGTGGCCGTTACCCCCCATAACGGCGGCGACACCCTCCGCCTGACTTCCGGGCAACAGGCCGATCTGAACCGCGGTGGATTGATTACCCAGAGCACCGCCCCCACCCATCGACCGGATTGGGCTAACGGTCAACTGGTATTCAACAACACGCCCCTGCCTCAGGTGATCGAGCGCTTGGGCCGCCATCGTGCCGGCATGCTGGTGCTGGACGAGACTCTGGCCGCCAGCCAGCGCCCTCCCCACTTTACCGGCGTACTGCCCGCCGACGACAGCGACGCGGCCCTGGCACTACTGAGCGACGTCCTGAACCTGAAGGTAAAGCACTTCACACCCTGGTACGTGACCTTGAGCCAGAAATAA
- a CDS encoding PepSY-associated TM helix domain-containing protein codes for MRVRQQLVVLHRYVGLVMAGFLIIAGLTGALLVWYYELDALINPQWLKVEPPAAHSEPLSPFALRDQVDAAYPDANVHWMMLAPPDAHSPVRFFLSAKPGAAALPIDEVFVNPYTGQILGGRLWGDLGQGLANLMPFVYRLHHSLALGTLGTWIFGIVALLWILDCFVGAWLTFPPPRRRDARQRPRRFWKRWAKAWLIRWRAGGHKRAFDLHRAGGLWPWALLLVFAWSGVALTLYDEVYRPTTGLLLSFQADPLDNVLARANPAQQPQIGWEPGYHAARQHLEALAEERDLTIHTLERFTYTPHKNALKLMARTSSDVNERFGETWVYVDATDGRLLGYYLPTGEAAGNTVTTWLTSLHIAAVGGVAYRVVATVFGLAVIVLSTTGIIVWWRKWNASR; via the coding sequence ATGAGAGTGCGACAGCAGTTGGTCGTCCTGCACCGCTACGTCGGGCTGGTGATGGCAGGCTTCCTGATCATCGCCGGCCTGACCGGCGCGCTGCTGGTTTGGTACTACGAGCTCGACGCCCTGATCAACCCGCAGTGGCTGAAGGTGGAACCCCCGGCCGCGCACAGCGAACCGCTCTCGCCCTTCGCCCTGCGCGACCAGGTGGACGCCGCCTACCCTGACGCCAACGTCCACTGGATGATGCTGGCGCCACCGGACGCCCACAGCCCGGTGCGCTTTTTCCTCAGCGCGAAACCGGGCGCGGCGGCGTTACCCATCGACGAAGTGTTCGTGAACCCCTACACCGGCCAGATCCTCGGCGGCCGTCTGTGGGGCGACCTCGGCCAGGGCCTGGCCAACCTGATGCCCTTCGTCTACCGCCTGCACCACTCCCTGGCCCTGGGCACCCTTGGCACCTGGATCTTCGGCATCGTCGCCCTGCTCTGGATCCTGGACTGCTTCGTCGGCGCCTGGCTCACCTTCCCACCGCCGCGCCGCCGCGACGCCCGGCAACGCCCCCGCCGCTTCTGGAAACGCTGGGCCAAAGCCTGGCTCATTCGCTGGCGCGCCGGCGGCCACAAACGCGCCTTCGACCTGCACCGCGCCGGCGGCCTCTGGCCCTGGGCCCTGCTGCTCGTCTTCGCCTGGAGCGGCGTCGCCCTCACCCTCTACGACGAAGTCTACCGCCCCACCACCGGCCTGCTCCTCAGCTTCCAGGCCGACCCGCTCGACAACGTGCTTGCCCGCGCCAACCCCGCCCAACAACCCCAAATCGGCTGGGAACCCGGCTACCACGCCGCCCGCCAACACCTGGAAGCCCTGGCCGAAGAACGCGACCTCACCATCCACACCCTGGAACGCTTCACCTACACCCCGCACAAGAACGCCCTCAAACTGATGGCGCGCACCAGCAGTGATGTGAACGAGCGGTTCGGGGAGACCTGGGTGTATGTGGACGCCACGGACGGGCGCCTACTGGGCTACTACCTGCCCACCGGGGAAGCGGCGGGGAATACGGTGACGACCTGGCTGACCAGCCTGCATATTGCGGCGGTGGGAGGGGTGGCTTATCGGGTTGTTGCGACGGTGTTCGGGTTGGCGGTGATCGTTCTAAGCACTACCGGAATCATAGTCTGGTGGCGAAAATGGAACGCTAGCCGATAG
- a CDS encoding TonB-dependent siderophore receptor produces the protein MILKTGTTSPKALLLLGLLAPLLLTHPSTARAQPSLSIHLPAQPLDQAIIELARQTGLSIGGDASLLQGKQAPALSGEYTPEEALHALLAGSGVTVTHGDNGYKLERIPQQENTLEAISVYGRQRNDTVAAIPQSVNVYNRENFELAGAQTVGEVIRLTPNANRSGSGRDMFADDFLIRGFNAEQSVNGLGFRQTDHPTDLANVERLEVLKGPASVLYGQMEPGGTINVVTKQPLSYYQAEATAEYGSYDYHRTTLDVTGPLNDRVRARLNLAYQDSDGSMDFWEYERVFVAPNVTVDLTDTTNLTVEGSYSGNEWTAIPGGAPAEGAFLPNTNGHYSDDFNTAWKDSFTERDSFYINSRLTQAITDTIDARISYAYTRNDADWQEYAPFGLNADERTLNRIIFAGDDTYKKDHEIILDLTGELTSGPLTHTFIVGVNYRESDASRPTRLYLTDSIDLYAPVYSPADLSAGNLIRDRGFDQSDRILAGFVQDRITVADKWHVLAGLRYTDAEQSQKTIDFLDNNSVTRAELGESAWTTQFGLVYDLTDTASLYASRNEAFVPQQGTTSGRQPLDAEESVQYETGVRFTAGRLNINAAGFVIEKDNMAIADPLDDDFEVAKGRARSKGAELTVDGYASANLYLSAGYGYTDTEVLRSDDEALEGNRFINVPLHTASLQSRYYLDAVTGLSVGGTVSYVDQRPGDSENTFTLPSYTRVDLGAYYAITDALQLDLLVNNALDEEIFSPGSFDGVIREEGRTYLARVKYLF, from the coding sequence ATGATCCTGAAGACCGGAACGACATCCCCCAAGGCGCTGCTACTGCTCGGCTTGCTGGCCCCCTTGCTGCTCACTCATCCAAGCACCGCGCGGGCCCAACCGTCGCTCTCCATCCATTTGCCCGCCCAACCACTGGATCAGGCGATCATCGAGCTGGCCCGCCAGACCGGCCTGAGCATCGGCGGTGACGCCTCCCTGCTTCAAGGCAAACAGGCCCCCGCGCTCAGCGGGGAGTACACCCCGGAAGAGGCTCTGCATGCGCTGCTGGCCGGCAGCGGCGTCACCGTGACTCACGGCGACAACGGCTACAAACTGGAAAGAATCCCCCAGCAAGAAAATACGCTGGAGGCGATCTCCGTCTATGGCCGCCAGAGAAACGACACCGTGGCGGCCATCCCGCAGAGCGTGAACGTCTACAACCGGGAAAACTTCGAGCTGGCGGGGGCCCAGACCGTGGGCGAAGTGATCCGCCTGACCCCCAACGCCAACCGTTCGGGGTCAGGCCGGGATATGTTCGCCGATGACTTCCTGATCCGGGGCTTCAACGCGGAGCAATCCGTCAACGGCCTGGGCTTCCGGCAGACCGACCACCCCACCGACCTGGCCAACGTGGAGCGCCTGGAAGTACTGAAAGGACCGGCCTCGGTCCTCTACGGACAAATGGAGCCGGGCGGCACCATCAACGTGGTGACCAAACAACCGCTGTCTTACTACCAGGCGGAAGCCACAGCGGAATACGGCAGCTACGACTACCACCGCACTACCCTGGACGTGACCGGCCCGCTCAATGATCGGGTGCGGGCCCGCCTGAATCTGGCCTACCAGGACAGCGACGGCTCCATGGACTTCTGGGAGTACGAGCGGGTATTCGTGGCGCCCAATGTCACCGTGGACCTGACGGACACCACCAACCTGACCGTCGAAGGCAGCTACTCCGGCAATGAGTGGACCGCCATTCCCGGCGGCGCACCGGCGGAAGGCGCTTTTCTGCCCAACACCAACGGCCACTACTCCGATGACTTCAATACCGCCTGGAAGGACAGCTTCACCGAACGCGATTCCTTCTACATCAACAGCCGGCTCACCCAGGCCATCACCGACACCATCGATGCCCGCATCAGTTACGCCTATACCCGCAACGACGCCGACTGGCAGGAGTACGCGCCCTTCGGCCTGAATGCCGATGAGCGGACCCTGAACCGTATCATCTTCGCCGGCGACGATACTTATAAGAAGGATCACGAGATCATCCTCGACCTCACCGGCGAACTCACCAGCGGCCCGCTTACGCACACCTTCATTGTCGGCGTGAACTACCGGGAATCGGATGCCTCGCGCCCCACCCGCCTCTACCTGACCGATTCCATCGACCTCTATGCGCCGGTATACAGCCCCGCCGACCTGAGCGCCGGCAATCTGATCCGGGATCGGGGATTTGATCAGAGCGACAGGATCCTGGCCGGCTTCGTGCAGGACCGCATCACCGTCGCCGACAAGTGGCACGTCCTCGCCGGGCTGCGCTACACCGACGCGGAGCAATCGCAAAAAACCATCGACTTCCTGGACAACAACAGCGTCACCCGCGCCGAGCTCGGTGAATCCGCCTGGACCACCCAGTTCGGCCTGGTCTACGACCTGACCGACACCGCCTCGCTCTATGCCAGCCGCAACGAAGCCTTCGTCCCGCAACAGGGCACCACCTCGGGAAGACAACCACTGGATGCCGAAGAAAGCGTGCAATACGAAACCGGCGTGCGCTTCACTGCCGGGCGCCTGAACATCAATGCGGCCGGCTTCGTCATCGAGAAGGACAACATGGCCATCGCCGACCCGCTCGACGACGACTTCGAGGTCGCCAAGGGCCGCGCCCGCTCCAAGGGCGCGGAACTGACCGTCGACGGCTACGCCAGCGCCAACCTGTACCTGAGCGCCGGCTACGGCTACACCGATACCGAAGTATTGCGTAGTGACGACGAAGCCCTGGAAGGCAACCGGTTTATCAACGTCCCGCTGCACACCGCCTCATTGCAGAGCCGCTACTACCTCGATGCCGTCACCGGCCTGAGCGTCGGCGGCACCGTCAGCTATGTGGACCAGCGCCCCGGCGACAGCGAAAACACCTTCACCCTGCCGAGCTATACCCGCGTGGACCTGGGAGCCTATTACGCCATCACCGACGCCCTGCAACTGGACCTGCTGGTGAACAACGCCCTCGACGAGGAAATATTTTCTCCAGGCTCGTTCGACGGTGTGATTCGCGAAGAGGGGCGCACTTATCTGGCGCGCGTGAAGTACCTGTTCTGA
- the tnpB gene encoding IS66 family insertion sequence element accessory protein TnpB (TnpB, as the term is used for proteins encoded by IS66 family insertion elements, is considered an accessory protein, since TnpC, encoded by a neighboring gene, is a DDE family transposase.) gives MIRIDEIWLATAPLDMRAGPDKALARVIQVFGAAKPHQAYLFANRRGNRMKVLIHDGFGIWLCARRLHRGKFHWGDAWRGDQLRLNEEQLAALVQGLPWQRLGDEAVISVL, from the coding sequence ATGATCCGCATCGACGAGATCTGGCTGGCCACCGCGCCACTGGACATGCGCGCCGGACCGGACAAGGCCCTGGCCCGGGTGATCCAGGTGTTCGGTGCGGCGAAGCCACATCAGGCTTACCTGTTCGCCAACCGCCGGGGCAACCGCATGAAAGTGCTGATCCACGACGGCTTCGGTATCTGGCTGTGCGCCCGCCGGCTCCATCGGGGCAAGTTCCACTGGGGTGACGCTTGGCGCGGCGATCAGTTGCGCCTGAATGAAGAACAACTGGCCGCCCTGGTGCAGGGCCTGCCCTGGCAGCGACTGGGCGACGAGGCCGTGATCTCGGTGCTGTAA
- a CDS encoding DapH/DapD/GlmU-related protein: MKIKRIGHRYTDSESGVTLDCWFPRDNKKKERNCLSKKVGLIRSDFVEMEVGDLSVAPTSAEEVYLRLHLLSECAVKPNALSLEGAFSLLTNVAWTSAGPVLPAKVDELRGRIANECHHLTILSIDKFPRMVDYVTPVGVRIADADRVRLGAHLAPGTTVMHEGFVNFNAGSLGECMIEGRVTPGVTVGEKSDVGAGSSIMGTLSGGGKRINAIGERSLLGANAGIGISLGDDSIVEAGLYITAGTKVKLPDGSVVPARELSGRPNLLFRRNSQTGSVEVLPADLSRWGGLNSILHGGN, encoded by the coding sequence ATGAAGATTAAGCGGATAGGACATCGATACACTGATTCTGAGTCTGGCGTTACTCTGGACTGCTGGTTTCCTCGAGATAATAAAAAAAAAGAGCGAAACTGCTTGTCCAAGAAAGTTGGGCTGATTCGAAGCGACTTCGTTGAGATGGAAGTCGGTGATCTGTCAGTTGCTCCAACCAGCGCGGAAGAGGTGTATCTTCGTCTCCATCTGCTTTCCGAGTGCGCGGTCAAGCCAAACGCGCTGAGTCTGGAAGGGGCATTCTCTCTGCTGACGAATGTCGCGTGGACTTCGGCTGGCCCGGTTCTTCCTGCAAAGGTAGATGAGCTTAGGGGCCGCATTGCTAATGAGTGTCACCACCTGACTATACTGAGCATCGACAAGTTTCCGCGCATGGTTGATTACGTCACGCCTGTTGGTGTTCGCATAGCCGACGCAGATCGCGTCAGGCTTGGAGCCCACTTGGCGCCGGGAACTACGGTCATGCACGAAGGGTTCGTCAACTTCAACGCCGGAAGTTTGGGGGAGTGCATGATCGAAGGCAGGGTAACGCCTGGCGTTACCGTCGGAGAAAAGTCTGATGTCGGTGCGGGCTCATCTATAATGGGAACCTTATCCGGCGGTGGAAAACGGATTAACGCCATTGGTGAGCGGAGTCTTTTGGGGGCTAACGCAGGCATAGGGATATCACTGGGAGATGATTCAATTGTGGAAGCCGGCCTCTACATCACTGCCGGTACTAAGGTGAAACTTCCAGATGGCAGTGTCGTACCTGCACGGGAACTGTCAGGTAGGCCAAATCTACTATTCCGCCGTAATAGCCAGACGGGATCTGTGGAAGTTCTTCCTGCGGACTTGAGCCGTTGGGGAGGTTTGAATTCTATATTGCATGGCGGTAATTAA
- the tnpA gene encoding IS66-like element accessory protein TnpA, which yields MDPLSVSQPQPQPRRRRHFSREFKAHIVAACQEPGVSVSRIALDNQLNANLVRRWIREAEQAGQTITSPAFMPLAVPVASSPPDRSCAKESGNRIRIEVPRSGGPVIVEWPAEQAHQCLALLRELLR from the coding sequence ATGGACCCGTTAAGCGTATCTCAGCCCCAACCTCAACCACGACGTCGCCGTCACTTCTCCCGTGAGTTCAAGGCGCACATCGTGGCCGCCTGTCAGGAACCGGGCGTGTCCGTCTCCCGGATCGCCCTGGACAACCAACTCAACGCCAACCTGGTCCGCCGCTGGATCCGTGAAGCCGAGCAAGCCGGCCAGACAATAACGTCACCCGCGTTTATGCCCTTGGCGGTACCGGTGGCGTCGAGCCCTCCTGACCGGTCTTGCGCCAAGGAGTCGGGTAACCGCATCCGCATTGAAGTGCCCCGCTCCGGCGGACCGGTCATCGTGGAATGGCCCGCCGAGCAAGCCCATCAGTGCCTGGCCCTGTTACGCGAGCTGCTGCGATGA
- a CDS encoding type II toxin-antitoxin system Phd/YefM family antitoxin → MSKKLLEDVVSLSDLKANPRKVVTRRPFLLTNRGREVAVIQRFEDYERTEKELRFMKVVALGLLDAQKGDTTSVEQARGALGLE, encoded by the coding sequence ATGTCTAAGAAACTCTTGGAAGATGTCGTCTCTCTTTCTGATCTGAAGGCCAATCCCCGTAAGGTTGTGACCCGCCGCCCTTTTCTTCTGACTAATCGAGGCCGCGAGGTAGCTGTGATTCAACGGTTTGAGGATTACGAGAGAACCGAGAAAGAGCTGCGATTCATGAAGGTCGTTGCTCTGGGGCTCCTGGATGCTCAAAAGGGCGATACCACCTCTGTGGAGCAAGCGAGAGGAGCACTGGGGCTCGAATAA
- a CDS encoding PepSY domain-containing protein, protein MARTGSDVNQRFGETWVYVDATTGAPLGHYLPTGEASGNTVTTWLTTLHIAAVGGLPYRIVVTLLGLVVAVLSVTGVIIWGRKWRARR, encoded by the coding sequence ATGGCCCGCACCGGCAGTGACGTTAATCAGCGTTTTGGTGAAACCTGGGTCTACGTGGACGCCACCACCGGCGCGCCGCTCGGGCACTACCTGCCAACCGGTGAGGCCTCCGGCAACACCGTCACCACTTGGCTGACGACGCTACACATCGCTGCAGTGGGCGGGTTGCCCTATCGGATAGTGGTTACGTTACTCGGCTTGGTGGTTGCGGTGCTAAGCGTCACCGGAGTGATTATTTGGGGGAGGAAGTGGAGAGCGCGTCGATAG
- a CDS encoding sigma-70 family RNA polymerase sigma factor yields MTGTATTPQPLPPRSQGEIGALYEAHHGWLTHWLHRRLRCPQDAADLSHDTFLRLILGDQPLEALREPRAYLLVIASRLLINRHHRKQVEEEALRQVATLLETQDNRGPAEIAAARDLLVSVLKLLVDELPEKPRRAFLMARLEGLSYRQIGRRLSVSESSVKQYLARALAHCHARLYDSLDTPCRT; encoded by the coding sequence ATGACCGGGACAGCCACAACCCCACAGCCCCTGCCTCCTCGCTCCCAAGGCGAGATCGGCGCTTTGTATGAGGCTCATCATGGCTGGCTGACCCATTGGCTGCACCGGCGCCTGCGCTGCCCCCAAGACGCCGCGGATCTCAGCCACGATACTTTTTTGCGCCTGATTCTCGGCGATCAACCCCTGGAAGCACTGCGCGAGCCGCGCGCTTATCTTCTGGTCATTGCCAGCCGCCTGCTGATCAACCGCCACCACCGCAAACAGGTGGAGGAGGAAGCCCTGCGCCAGGTCGCCACCCTGCTGGAAACCCAGGACAACCGGGGCCCGGCGGAGATCGCCGCGGCCCGGGATCTGTTGGTCAGTGTCCTCAAGCTGCTGGTCGACGAATTGCCCGAAAAGCCCCGCCGCGCCTTCCTTATGGCGCGCCTTGAAGGGCTCAGTTACCGGCAGATCGGACGCCGGCTGTCGGTCTCTGAAAGCAGCGTCAAACAGTACCTGGCCCGGGCGCTGGCCCATTGCCACGCCCGGCTCTATGACAGCCTGGACACACCGTGTCGGACCTGA